The following coding sequences are from one Capsicum annuum cultivar UCD-10X-F1 chromosome 3, UCD10Xv1.1, whole genome shotgun sequence window:
- the LOC107863854 gene encoding uncharacterized protein LOC107863854, whose amino-acid sequence MTYXXXXXXXXXXXKNSLATEICMAMHFATIVPRLNQTKKMIQLTASPLLKSAQHQLYPLNIITQTQQLSAWQRLHINGILKRQYLLKPKGLVDFLRHGDRDASKIGKQRFLPVNFTEGPRDMR is encoded by the exons TGACGTATGNNNNNNNNNNNNNNNNNNNNNNNNNNNNNNAAAAAAATTCCTTGGCTACAGAGATTTGCATG GCAATGCACTTTGCAACAATTGTTCCACGATTGAATCAAACAAAGAAAATGATACAATTGACTGCTTCTCCACTTTTGAAGTCG GCTCAACATCAGCTCTACCCACTGAACATCATAACCCAAACACAACAACTATCG GCTTGGCAACGCTTACACATCAATGGCATACTCAAAAGACAATATCTCCTAAAACCAAAG GGACTTGTTGATTTTCTTAGACATGGCGATAGAGATGCTTCAAAGATAGGAAAACAAAGATTCCTTCCAGTAAATTTTACGGAAGGTCCTAGAGATATGCGTTAG